One window of Solwaraspora sp. WMMA2056 genomic DNA carries:
- a CDS encoding flavin reductase family protein: MNVDHPPPGEVLDPGALRQVFGTFATGVTVVTVGGGQPHGMTANSFASVSLDPPLVLICVDRQAVMHECLVSAGAFAVSVLAADQEPVARHFANRWRPLGQAQFDAVAWRPGPASGAPLIDGALAHLECGLWRAYDGGDHTIFTGRLLSAIRHGDDEPMLFLRGRFRQLDPRRDEVPT; this comes from the coding sequence ATGAACGTCGACCATCCACCGCCCGGGGAGGTACTCGACCCGGGCGCCCTACGCCAGGTGTTCGGCACCTTCGCCACCGGCGTCACCGTGGTGACCGTCGGCGGCGGCCAACCGCACGGGATGACCGCCAACTCCTTCGCCTCGGTGTCCCTGGACCCACCGCTGGTGCTGATCTGCGTGGACCGGCAGGCGGTCATGCACGAGTGTCTGGTCAGCGCCGGCGCGTTCGCGGTGTCGGTGCTCGCCGCCGACCAGGAGCCGGTGGCCCGCCACTTCGCCAACCGGTGGCGGCCACTGGGGCAGGCCCAGTTCGACGCGGTCGCCTGGCGGCCGGGGCCGGCCAGCGGGGCGCCGCTGATCGACGGGGCGCTGGCCCACCTGGAATGCGGACTGTGGCGGGCGTACGACGGCGGTGACCACACCATCTTCACCGGTCGCCTGCTGTCGGCGATACGCCACGGCGACGACGAGCCGATGCTGTTCCTGCGGGGACGGTTCCGCCAGCTCGACCCGCGACGCGACGAGGTGCCGACGTGA
- a CDS encoding DUF1702 family protein: MATYWRKTRRALLTPKLSETTLEVRGFHAKNSTSRDVLETVGRSFIAGYAAAMEAGTPAEVATPLADLPVRYQGFAYEGAAMGFAILDALPFGRSDHVSRFLAGPGDAHVYMAYVGIGWAMARLPRFRWRTLTAPDPLLRWLALDGYGFHQAYFHTDRYVHQQHEETDFPWPISGPRWYASRAIDQGVGRASWFVGGSDPQRVAELIDAFAPHRRADLYSGAALAATYAGGADADELRTLWDRAGDARPQVAQASAFAAEARVRAGLVVSHNELATEIFCGMSVSDAAAVSRQTRPDPATTGPVPAYEVWRERAASQFVSLGRC; the protein is encoded by the coding sequence TTGGCAACGTACTGGCGTAAGACGAGACGCGCGCTCCTGACGCCGAAGCTTTCCGAGACGACCTTGGAAGTCCGCGGCTTCCATGCCAAGAACTCCACCTCACGCGACGTTCTGGAGACCGTCGGGCGGTCCTTCATCGCCGGATACGCGGCGGCCATGGAGGCGGGCACACCAGCGGAGGTCGCCACGCCACTGGCCGACCTGCCGGTGCGCTACCAGGGTTTCGCCTACGAGGGCGCGGCCATGGGTTTCGCCATTCTCGACGCACTGCCGTTCGGCCGTTCCGACCACGTCTCACGTTTCCTGGCCGGTCCGGGAGACGCACACGTCTACATGGCCTACGTCGGCATCGGCTGGGCAATGGCCCGGTTGCCGAGATTCCGGTGGCGGACACTGACCGCGCCGGATCCGCTGCTGCGCTGGCTGGCCCTGGACGGGTACGGATTCCACCAGGCGTACTTCCACACCGACCGGTACGTCCACCAGCAGCACGAGGAAACCGACTTTCCGTGGCCGATCAGCGGACCACGCTGGTACGCCAGCCGCGCGATCGACCAGGGCGTCGGCCGGGCCAGCTGGTTCGTCGGGGGCAGCGACCCGCAGCGGGTGGCCGAGCTGATCGACGCCTTCGCTCCCCACCGGCGTGCCGACCTGTACAGCGGTGCCGCGTTGGCGGCGACCTACGCCGGCGGCGCCGACGCCGACGAGCTCCGGACGTTGTGGGACCGCGCCGGTGACGCCCGGCCGCAGGTCGCCCAGGCCAGCGCCTTCGCGGCCGAGGCACGGGTGCGGGCCGGCCTGGTGGTGTCGCACAACGAGCTCGCCACCGAGATCTTCTGCGGAATGTCCGTGTCCGACGCGGCGGCGGTCAGCCGGCAGACCCGGCCCGACCCCGCGACCACCGGCCCGGTGCCGGCCTACGAGGTGTGGCGGGAGCGGGCCGCCAGCCAGTTCGTCTCTCTTGGGAGGTGCTAG
- a CDS encoding CRTAC1 family protein — MSSTVGLLRRQLAGVIAVLLMVSLFVLARQPGYAADTRAGLAAGYSFTPMSIAMPGGFTQQSIRKVNQEYEHIDAWISSVGAAIAMNDLDGDGLANDLCVTDPRIDQVVVSPTPDSPARYAPFALDPDPLPMHFAMAPMGCAPGDFNADGRMDLLVYLWGRTPIIYLAKADVDELGPDSYQPTELMPGPSGSGYTGPDWNTNTVTVADFDGDGYEDIHIGNYFPHSPVLDHTVYGGVEMNHSMSHGLNGGPDYIFRWAGATSGATPTVRYERVDDAIPAEASTGWALASGAVDLDGDLLPELYLAHDFGPDRLLHNRSTPGNIDFAMVEAVRKGTVPKSKQLGLDSFKGMGVDFGDLDGDGNYDLFVSNITTTFGIVESNYAFINDAADTEEMRRRLAAGEAPFTDRSAPMGLAWSGWGWDTKLADFNNSGQTVVTQALGFVKGEVNRWPQLQELATANDLLLSDPAWWPNVRAGDDVAGGQTLRFFVPDETGRYVDVAAELGLAVPVPTRGIATGDADGDGLLDWAVARQWAEPVYYHNDSPSAGAFLGLHLTHPHDTDPGQAGSPATGAQVVATTADGRVFLSRVDGGSGHSGHRSHEVHIGLGEVTGPVQVQISWRDRTGQAHEQTLEMTPGWHSVQLGSQATVR; from the coding sequence GTGTCGTCGACAGTTGGCTTGCTTCGCCGGCAACTCGCCGGGGTCATCGCGGTCCTGCTGATGGTGAGCCTGTTCGTGCTCGCCCGTCAGCCGGGCTACGCCGCTGACACCCGTGCGGGCCTGGCCGCCGGCTACTCCTTCACGCCGATGTCGATCGCGATGCCGGGTGGCTTTACCCAGCAGTCGATCCGCAAGGTCAACCAGGAGTACGAACACATCGACGCCTGGATCTCCTCGGTCGGTGCCGCGATCGCCATGAACGACCTCGACGGCGACGGCCTGGCCAACGACCTGTGCGTCACCGATCCCCGGATCGACCAGGTCGTAGTGAGCCCGACGCCGGACAGTCCGGCCCGGTACGCACCGTTCGCGCTCGACCCGGACCCGCTGCCCATGCACTTCGCGATGGCGCCGATGGGCTGCGCACCCGGTGACTTCAACGCCGACGGCCGGATGGACCTGCTGGTCTACCTGTGGGGCCGCACCCCGATCATCTACCTGGCCAAAGCCGACGTCGACGAACTCGGCCCGGACAGCTACCAGCCGACCGAACTGATGCCGGGGCCGTCCGGATCGGGCTACACCGGCCCGGACTGGAACACCAACACGGTCACCGTCGCCGACTTCGACGGCGACGGCTACGAGGACATCCACATCGGCAACTACTTCCCGCACAGCCCGGTGCTCGACCACACGGTATACGGCGGGGTGGAGATGAACCACTCGATGTCCCACGGGCTCAACGGCGGCCCGGACTACATCTTCCGGTGGGCCGGCGCGACCAGCGGCGCCACACCGACGGTGCGCTACGAACGCGTCGACGACGCCATCCCCGCCGAAGCCTCGACCGGCTGGGCGCTGGCCTCGGGCGCGGTCGACCTCGACGGCGACCTGCTGCCGGAGCTGTACCTGGCGCACGACTTCGGCCCCGACCGGCTGCTGCACAACCGGTCCACCCCGGGCAACATCGACTTCGCCATGGTCGAGGCGGTCCGCAAGGGCACCGTACCGAAGTCCAAGCAGCTCGGCCTGGACTCGTTCAAGGGCATGGGGGTCGACTTCGGCGATCTCGACGGCGACGGCAACTACGACCTGTTCGTCAGCAACATCACCACCACGTTCGGCATCGTGGAGAGCAACTACGCCTTCATCAACGACGCCGCCGACACCGAGGAGATGCGTCGCCGGCTCGCCGCCGGTGAGGCGCCCTTCACCGACCGCAGCGCCCCGATGGGCCTGGCCTGGTCCGGCTGGGGCTGGGACACCAAGCTGGCCGACTTCAACAACAGCGGCCAGACCGTGGTCACCCAGGCGCTCGGGTTCGTCAAGGGCGAGGTCAACCGGTGGCCGCAGCTGCAGGAACTGGCGACCGCGAACGACCTGCTGCTGTCCGATCCGGCCTGGTGGCCGAACGTACGCGCCGGTGACGACGTCGCCGGTGGGCAGACCCTGCGGTTCTTCGTGCCCGACGAGACCGGACGCTACGTCGACGTGGCTGCCGAACTCGGTCTGGCGGTCCCGGTGCCGACCCGGGGCATCGCCACCGGCGACGCCGACGGCGACGGGCTGCTCGACTGGGCGGTCGCCCGGCAGTGGGCCGAACCGGTCTACTACCACAACGACAGCCCGTCGGCCGGCGCCTTCCTCGGCCTGCACCTGACCCACCCCCACGACACCGACCCCGGGCAGGCCGGTTCGCCGGCGACCGGTGCCCAGGTCGTCGCCACCACCGCCGACGGGCGGGTCTTCCTGTCCCGGGTCGACGGCGGCAGCGGCCACTCCGGCCACCGCAGCCACGAGGTGCACATCGGACTCGGCGAGGTGACCGGGCCGGTGCAGGTGCAGATCAGCTGGCGGGACCGCACTGGTCAGGCACACGAACAGACCCTTGAGATGACCCCCGGCTGGCACTCCGTACAGCTCGGGTCCCAGGCCACGGTGAGGTGA
- a CDS encoding acyl-CoA thioesterase, protein MSDYYEYRHTVGFEETNVVGNVYYVNYLRWQGRCREMFLKERAPSVLAEVQADLKLFTLRVDCEFFAEITAFDDLAIRMRLVDLAQTQLEFSFDYIRLGADGELPVARGRQRVACMRGPNTRTVPTRVPEALVRALAPYSALARA, encoded by the coding sequence ATGTCGGACTACTACGAGTACCGCCACACGGTGGGCTTCGAGGAGACCAACGTGGTGGGCAACGTCTACTACGTCAACTACCTGCGCTGGCAGGGGCGGTGCCGGGAGATGTTCCTCAAGGAACGGGCGCCGAGTGTGCTCGCCGAGGTGCAGGCCGACCTCAAGTTGTTCACCCTCCGGGTGGACTGCGAGTTCTTCGCCGAGATCACCGCCTTCGACGACCTCGCCATCCGGATGCGGCTGGTGGATCTGGCGCAGACCCAGTTGGAGTTCAGTTTCGACTACATCCGGCTGGGTGCCGACGGCGAGTTGCCGGTGGCCCGGGGCCGGCAACGGGTGGCCTGCATGCGCGGGCCGAACACCAGGACCGTTCCGACCCGGGTCCCCGAGGCGCTGGTACGGGCGTTGGCGCCGTACTCCGCGCTGGCGCGTGCCTGA
- a CDS encoding enediyne biosynthesis protein produces MTTTTPQTARSAPRHDPKVVTALRRFAISITVFNILGYTVLGFEQPWLWPFVALATAYTIEIGLEIIGARTEGRPPRFLGGGVRGLAEFLYPAHITALAVNMLTYVNDQILAMMFGVAVAIGAKWVLRAPVRGRLRHYMNPSNFGIMMILVVFPWASIAPPYHFTENVDGFVDWFLPLAILGLGTMLNAKLTGRMWLIGAWLGVFALQSVVRGVLLDTSILGGLATMTGVAFVLFTNYMITDPGTSPSKPASQVAFGGSVALVYGMLTGAGIAYGLFFATAAVCAVRGIFLWSVHIVNKVREANEAQARAAAATAGDPTATPLTTPSNTKEVVVA; encoded by the coding sequence ATGACCACGACCACCCCGCAGACCGCCCGTTCCGCCCCCCGACACGATCCCAAAGTCGTCACCGCGCTCCGCCGGTTCGCCATCTCGATCACGGTGTTCAACATCCTGGGCTACACCGTGCTCGGCTTCGAGCAACCGTGGCTGTGGCCGTTCGTCGCGCTCGCCACGGCGTACACGATCGAGATCGGCCTGGAGATCATCGGCGCCCGGACCGAAGGTCGCCCGCCACGGTTCCTCGGCGGCGGGGTACGCGGACTCGCCGAGTTCCTGTACCCGGCGCACATCACCGCGCTGGCGGTGAACATGCTGACCTACGTCAACGACCAGATCCTCGCGATGATGTTCGGTGTCGCGGTGGCGATCGGCGCCAAGTGGGTGCTGCGGGCACCGGTACGGGGCCGGCTGCGGCACTACATGAACCCGTCGAACTTCGGGATCATGATGATCCTCGTCGTCTTCCCGTGGGCCAGCATCGCGCCGCCGTACCACTTCACCGAGAACGTGGACGGCTTCGTCGACTGGTTCCTGCCACTGGCCATTCTCGGCCTGGGGACGATGCTCAACGCCAAGCTGACCGGCCGGATGTGGCTGATCGGTGCCTGGCTCGGGGTCTTCGCGCTGCAGTCGGTCGTGCGCGGCGTCCTGCTCGACACCTCGATCCTGGGCGGGCTGGCCACCATGACCGGCGTGGCGTTCGTCCTGTTCACCAACTACATGATCACCGACCCGGGGACCAGCCCGTCCAAACCGGCCTCGCAGGTCGCCTTCGGCGGCAGCGTGGCGCTGGTCTACGGCATGCTCACCGGCGCCGGCATCGCGTACGGGCTGTTCTTCGCCACGGCGGCGGTGTGCGCCGTCCGGGGCATCTTCCTCTGGTCCGTGCACATCGTCAACAAGGTCCGCGAGGCCAACGAGGCCCAGGCCCGCGCCGCCGCTGCCACAGCGGGCGACCCGACCGCGACACCGCTGACCACACCGTCGAACACGAAGGAGGTGGTGGTGGCGTGA
- a CDS encoding type I polyketide synthase, translating to MTRISIVGMACRYPDATSPRELWDNALAGRRAFRRLPDVRMRLADYWDADPAAPDRFYARNAAVIEGYEFDRIAYKIAGSTYRSTDLTHWLALDVAATALADAGFPMAEGLPRERTSVVVGNSLTGEFSRANLMRLRWPYVRRMVAAALKEQDWDDDQLATFLADLETSYKAPFPAIDEDTLAGGLSNTIAGRICNHFDLKGGGYTVDGACSSSLLSVATACKSLLDGEVDVAIAGGVDLSIDPFEIIGFAKTGALARGEMRVYDKGSNGFWPGEGCGMIVLMREPDATAAGHRSYATIAGWGISSDGKGGITRPEVSGYQLALRRAYERAGFGIDTVGLFEGHGTGTAVGDSTELKALTLARQAADPDGRPAVIGSIKGMIGHTKAAAGVAGLIKAAMAVHHEVLPPAIGCVDPHDELTRPDAALRVLRQAEPWSADVPVRASVTAMGFGGINTHVVLEKRDARRRSRLDSRTFSLATSVQDAELLAVDALSRDELRERLHQLVAFVPTVAYAQLADLAATLHRELRDLPYRAAVVVTSPEDAVRQLQRVLDVLDTDQTRLVTEDGRAFLGYASGPGRIGYLFPGQGSGRGTSGGALRRRFAEADQVYRRSALPESADGVATSVAQPRIVTGSLAGLTVLANLGVEATVAVGHSLGEISALHWAGAIDEETLLRVARVRGQTMAAHSASGTMAGVGADPDTVRKLLSGTDVVIAGYNGPQQTVVAGPVDQVERVCQAAREAALAATPLAVSHAFHSPLVAPAAGAFADQLTGERFQQLHRTVVSTVTGEVLPAETDVPALLHRQIVDPVLFAPAAAAAAKDVDLLVEVGPGRVLSGLAAAITDVPALALDTDSQSLVGLLRVVAGAFVVGAAGIHSGLFHGRLTRSLAVGAEFTFFASPCEAAPTVTIATTATMAAAPAAEATPVDDTESTVDLLRRMAADRAELPMEMVRDDSRLLDDLHLSSITVGQLVNQAAARRGIAASATPTNFATATVGQLADALDQLSATATDGDAHAPAVVDGAAPWSRAFRIDLDPAGPPVPVTAAGGASAGGGWRVYARDDHPLAEPLRLALDRAGLGGGVLVCLSPQCPADEVELALRAARELLAGGGGDRFVLVQSDRGAAGLAKTLRLEAPQLKVTVVHVPLIREALPWVCAEVAATDGFVESYYEPDGSRRVPVLRALPVRAERTAQVLGGDDVLLVTGGGKGITAECALALAADSGARLAVLGRSDPADDPDLAANLRRMTDAGITVHYGRADVTDADQVQRAVAQVTDALGPVTAVLHGAGRNEPTALTNLDMAQVRQTFAPKVDGLDAVLGAVDPDQLRLLVTFGSIIGRAGLRGEAHYATANEWLAERTVRFQREHPQCRAVCMEWSVWSGVGMGERLSVVESLQREGVIPISLDDGVALMRRLVGDPDVPPVVVVSGRTTGIDTVAHDLPDLPLLRFVDKPLVRYHGVELVCETILHPGSDLYLDDHRLDGNLLFPAVFGMEAMAQVATAVTGASTVPRIEQAEFLRPIVVPPDGSTTVRIAATVVDDAAVDVTIRSAETAFAAEHFRARLRFDTDPAPDGPPDQVADGLPPVALDPARDLYVDTMFQGARFQRVRRYHRAAARHIDTEVAADPQIAWFAPYLPGDLLLGDPGLRDALMHANQVCVPDATLLPQGIDRVHPGGADLVGPGDFRFCAVERSRDGDTYHYDIAVRDGDGRVVERWEGLRLRAVRKKGGAGPWVAPLLGPYLERTVQDLLGSDTAVVVEPALPDEDEATTRRGRTGRAAGRALGRPVSVTHRPDGRPELPGTAVSAAHGAGVTLCVTGTGDLGCDVEAVAARSDDEWRDLLGNHLPLAQLLARELAEPLDVAATRVWSAVECLQKIGRPQPTPLSQLAGGPAGWVVLASGSQRIATMATTLRDHPGPVVVAVLAQGR from the coding sequence GTGACCAGGATCTCCATCGTCGGCATGGCCTGCCGCTACCCGGACGCCACATCGCCGCGGGAGCTGTGGGACAACGCCCTCGCCGGGCGGCGGGCGTTCCGCCGACTGCCGGACGTGCGGATGCGGCTGGCCGACTACTGGGACGCCGACCCGGCCGCTCCGGACCGGTTCTACGCCCGCAACGCCGCCGTCATCGAGGGGTACGAGTTCGACCGGATCGCGTACAAGATCGCCGGAAGCACCTACCGGTCGACGGACCTGACCCACTGGCTGGCCCTGGACGTGGCGGCGACGGCCCTGGCCGACGCCGGGTTCCCGATGGCCGAAGGGCTGCCCCGCGAACGGACCAGCGTGGTCGTCGGCAACAGCCTCACCGGTGAGTTCTCCCGGGCCAACCTGATGCGGCTGCGCTGGCCGTACGTACGCCGGATGGTCGCCGCCGCGCTCAAGGAACAGGACTGGGACGACGACCAGCTCGCCACGTTCCTGGCCGACCTGGAGACCAGCTACAAGGCCCCGTTCCCGGCGATCGACGAGGACACCCTCGCCGGTGGTCTGTCCAACACCATCGCCGGGCGGATCTGCAACCACTTCGACCTCAAGGGCGGCGGCTACACGGTGGACGGCGCCTGCTCGTCGTCGCTGCTGTCGGTGGCGACCGCCTGCAAGTCGCTGCTCGACGGCGAGGTCGACGTCGCGATCGCCGGCGGGGTCGACCTGTCGATCGACCCGTTCGAGATCATCGGTTTCGCCAAGACCGGGGCGCTGGCCCGGGGCGAGATGCGGGTGTACGACAAGGGCTCCAACGGGTTCTGGCCCGGTGAGGGCTGCGGGATGATCGTGCTGATGCGCGAGCCGGACGCCACGGCGGCCGGGCACCGCAGCTACGCCACCATCGCCGGCTGGGGCATCTCCTCCGACGGCAAGGGCGGCATCACCCGACCTGAGGTCAGCGGCTACCAGTTGGCGTTGCGCCGGGCGTACGAGCGGGCCGGCTTCGGCATCGACACGGTCGGCCTGTTCGAGGGACACGGCACCGGTACGGCGGTCGGCGACAGCACCGAACTGAAGGCGCTCACCCTGGCGCGGCAGGCGGCCGATCCTGACGGGCGACCGGCGGTGATCGGCTCGATCAAAGGCATGATCGGGCACACCAAGGCGGCGGCCGGGGTGGCCGGCCTGATCAAGGCCGCGATGGCCGTGCATCACGAGGTGCTGCCCCCGGCGATCGGCTGCGTCGATCCGCACGACGAGCTGACCCGCCCGGACGCCGCGCTGCGGGTGCTGCGCCAGGCCGAACCGTGGTCCGCCGACGTGCCGGTGCGGGCCAGTGTGACCGCGATGGGCTTCGGCGGGATCAACACCCACGTGGTGTTGGAGAAGCGCGACGCCCGGCGGCGCAGCCGGCTGGACAGCCGGACCTTCTCGCTGGCGACCTCGGTGCAGGACGCCGAACTGCTGGCCGTCGACGCGCTGTCCCGCGACGAGCTGCGCGAACGGCTGCACCAGCTGGTCGCGTTCGTGCCGACGGTGGCGTACGCGCAGTTGGCCGACCTGGCCGCCACGTTGCACCGGGAGTTGCGCGACCTGCCGTACCGGGCGGCGGTGGTGGTCACCTCGCCGGAGGACGCGGTACGGCAACTGCAGCGGGTCCTCGACGTGCTCGACACCGACCAGACCCGCCTGGTGACCGAGGACGGCCGGGCCTTCCTCGGCTACGCAAGCGGGCCCGGCCGGATCGGCTACCTGTTCCCCGGCCAGGGTTCCGGGCGGGGCACCAGTGGCGGCGCGTTGCGGCGCCGGTTCGCCGAGGCGGACCAGGTGTACCGCCGGTCGGCCCTGCCGGAGTCGGCCGACGGCGTCGCCACCTCGGTGGCCCAGCCCCGGATCGTGACCGGGTCGCTGGCCGGCCTCACCGTGCTGGCGAACCTGGGGGTGGAGGCCACCGTCGCGGTCGGTCACAGTCTCGGTGAGATCTCGGCGCTGCACTGGGCCGGTGCCATCGACGAGGAGACGCTGCTGCGGGTCGCGCGGGTGCGGGGCCAGACCATGGCCGCGCACAGCGCGTCCGGCACGATGGCCGGCGTCGGTGCCGACCCGGACACCGTACGGAAGCTGCTCAGCGGCACCGACGTGGTGATCGCCGGATACAACGGGCCACAGCAGACCGTCGTCGCCGGCCCGGTCGACCAGGTCGAACGGGTCTGCCAAGCGGCCAGGGAGGCCGCGCTGGCGGCGACCCCGCTGGCGGTGTCCCACGCGTTCCACTCGCCGCTGGTCGCCCCCGCCGCCGGAGCCTTCGCCGACCAGCTGACCGGGGAACGGTTCCAGCAGCTGCACCGTACGGTCGTGTCGACGGTGACCGGCGAGGTCCTGCCGGCGGAGACCGACGTGCCGGCCCTGCTGCACCGGCAGATCGTCGACCCGGTGCTGTTCGCGCCGGCGGCGGCGGCCGCCGCCAAGGACGTCGACCTGCTCGTCGAGGTCGGACCGGGCCGGGTGCTCAGCGGCCTGGCCGCCGCCATCACCGACGTGCCCGCGCTGGCGTTGGACACCGACAGCCAGTCCCTGGTGGGGCTGCTACGGGTGGTGGCGGGCGCGTTCGTGGTCGGCGCCGCAGGCATCCACTCCGGGCTGTTCCACGGCCGGTTGACCCGCAGCCTGGCGGTCGGGGCCGAGTTCACGTTCTTCGCCAGCCCCTGTGAGGCGGCGCCGACCGTCACGATCGCCACGACGGCGACCATGGCGGCGGCACCGGCTGCCGAGGCGACCCCGGTCGACGACACCGAGTCGACCGTGGACCTGCTGCGGCGGATGGCCGCCGACCGGGCCGAACTTCCGATGGAGATGGTCCGCGACGACAGTCGACTCCTCGACGACCTGCACCTGAGCTCCATCACCGTCGGGCAGCTGGTCAACCAGGCGGCCGCCCGGCGCGGCATCGCGGCCAGCGCCACCCCGACGAACTTCGCCACCGCCACCGTCGGTCAGCTCGCCGACGCCCTCGACCAGCTCAGCGCGACGGCGACCGACGGCGACGCCCACGCGCCGGCCGTGGTCGACGGTGCCGCGCCCTGGTCGCGGGCCTTCCGGATCGACCTCGACCCGGCCGGTCCCCCGGTGCCGGTCACCGCCGCCGGCGGCGCGTCGGCCGGTGGCGGCTGGCGGGTGTACGCCCGCGACGACCATCCACTGGCCGAGCCACTGCGGCTGGCCCTGGACCGGGCCGGGCTCGGCGGCGGGGTGCTGGTCTGCCTCTCCCCGCAGTGCCCCGCCGACGAGGTGGAGCTCGCGCTGCGGGCCGCCCGCGAGTTGCTCGCCGGCGGTGGCGGCGACCGCTTCGTCCTGGTCCAGTCCGACCGGGGCGCGGCCGGGCTGGCGAAGACGCTCCGGCTGGAGGCACCGCAGCTGAAGGTGACCGTGGTGCACGTGCCGCTGATCCGCGAGGCGCTGCCGTGGGTCTGCGCCGAGGTCGCCGCGACCGACGGGTTCGTCGAGTCCTACTACGAACCCGACGGCAGCCGGCGGGTCCCGGTGCTGCGGGCACTGCCGGTACGGGCCGAACGCACCGCGCAGGTCCTCGGCGGTGACGACGTCCTGCTGGTCACCGGCGGCGGCAAGGGCATCACCGCCGAGTGTGCTCTGGCGCTGGCCGCCGACAGCGGTGCCCGGCTCGCCGTACTGGGTCGCTCCGACCCGGCCGACGACCCGGATCTGGCCGCCAACCTGCGGCGGATGACCGACGCCGGGATCACCGTCCACTACGGCCGGGCCGACGTCACCGACGCCGACCAGGTCCAGCGGGCGGTGGCGCAGGTCACGGACGCTCTCGGGCCGGTCACCGCGGTCCTGCACGGTGCCGGGCGCAACGAGCCGACGGCGCTGACCAACCTCGACATGGCGCAGGTCCGGCAGACCTTCGCCCCGAAGGTCGACGGGCTGGACGCGGTGCTGGGCGCCGTCGACCCCGACCAACTGCGGCTGCTGGTCACCTTCGGCAGCATCATCGGCCGGGCCGGCCTGCGCGGCGAGGCGCACTACGCGACCGCCAACGAATGGCTCGCCGAACGGACCGTCCGGTTCCAGCGGGAACATCCGCAGTGCCGGGCCGTCTGCATGGAGTGGTCGGTCTGGTCCGGGGTGGGCATGGGCGAACGGCTGTCGGTCGTCGAGTCGCTGCAGCGTGAAGGGGTGATCCCGATCTCCCTCGACGACGGGGTGGCGCTGATGCGACGGCTCGTCGGCGATCCCGACGTCCCACCGGTGGTGGTGGTCAGCGGACGGACCACGGGCATCGACACGGTCGCGCACGACCTGCCCGACCTGCCGCTGCTGCGCTTCGTCGACAAGCCGCTGGTGCGCTACCACGGCGTCGAACTCGTCTGCGAGACCATCCTGCACCCGGGCAGCGACCTCTACCTCGACGATCACCGGTTGGACGGCAACCTGCTGTTCCCGGCGGTGTTCGGCATGGAGGCGATGGCCCAGGTGGCGACCGCGGTGACCGGGGCGTCGACGGTGCCCCGCATCGAGCAGGCCGAGTTCCTGCGGCCGATCGTGGTGCCGCCGGACGGCAGCACCACGGTCCGGATCGCCGCGACCGTCGTCGACGACGCGGCGGTGGACGTCACCATCCGCAGCGCGGAGACCGCCTTCGCCGCCGAGCACTTCCGGGCCAGGCTGCGCTTCGACACCGACCCGGCCCCGGACGGGCCACCGGACCAGGTCGCCGACGGACTGCCGCCGGTGGCCCTCGACCCGGCCCGGGACCTGTACGTGGACACCATGTTCCAGGGGGCCCGGTTCCAGCGGGTACGCCGCTACCACCGGGCCGCCGCGCGGCACATCGACACCGAGGTCGCGGCCGACCCGCAGATCGCGTGGTTCGCCCCGTACCTGCCGGGCGACCTGCTGCTCGGCGACCCCGGGCTGCGGGACGCGCTGATGCACGCCAACCAGGTGTGCGTACCGGACGCGACGCTGCTGCCGCAGGGCATCGACCGGGTCCACCCCGGCGGGGCCGACCTGGTCGGTCCGGGCGACTTCCGGTTCTGCGCCGTCGAACGCAGCCGCGACGGCGACACCTACCACTACGACATCGCGGTACGCGACGGCGACGGCAGAGTCGTCGAGCGGTGGGAAGGGCTGCGGCTGCGCGCGGTCCGCAAGAAGGGCGGTGCCGGACCGTGGGTCGCCCCGCTGCTCGGCCCGTACCTGGAGCGCACCGTGCAGGACCTGCTCGGCAGCGACACCGCGGTGGTCGTCGAACCGGCGCTGCCGGACGAGGACGAGGCCACGACCCGGCGGGGGCGCACCGGGCGCGCCGCCGGCCGGGCACTCGGCCGGCCGGTGTCGGTCACCCACCGCCCGGACGGTCGGCCCGAACTGCCCGGTACGGCGGTCTCGGCCGCGCACGGCGCCGGGGTGACCCTCTGTGTGACCGGTACGGGCGACCTGGGCTGCGACGTCGAAGCGGTGGCGGCCCGCTCCGACGACGAGTGGCGTGACCTGCTCGGCAACCACCTGCCGCTGGCCCAACTGCTGGCCCGCGAGCTCGCCGAGCCGCTCGACGTCGCCGCGACCCGGGTGTGGAGCGCGGTGGAGTGTCTGCAGAAGATCGGCCGGCCGCAGCCGACGCCGCTGTCCCAGCTCGCCGGCGGACCGGCGGGCTGGGTGGTGCTGGCCAGCGGGAGTCAACGGATCGCCACGATGGCGACCACGTTGCGTGACCACCCGGGCCCGGTCGTCGTCGCCGTCCTGGCCCAGGGGCGGTGA